In Nymphaea colorata isolate Beijing-Zhang1983 chromosome 3, ASM883128v2, whole genome shotgun sequence, a genomic segment contains:
- the LOC116249511 gene encoding NADH dehydrogenase [ubiquinone] iron-sulfur protein 4, mitochondrial has translation MASALRRRVSSQFVPAYRLWYRSFSADSLVEFKPGEVGIVSGIPEEHLRRRVVIYSPARTATQQGSGKVGRWKINFLSTQKWENPLMGWTSTGDPYANVGDAGFSFDSEEAAKAFAERHGWDYTVKKRHTPVLKVKSYADNFKWKGPANPED, from the exons aTGGCGAGCGCGCTTCGACGACGCGTCTCGTCTCAATTTGTTCCTGCGTATCGGTTGTGGTATAGATCCTTCTCAGCCGACTCTTTGGTGGAGTTCAAGCCCGGCGAGGTTGGGATCGTTTCCGGCATTCCTGAAGAGCATCTCCGGAGAAGG GTTGTCATTTATTCACCTGCTCGCACTGCCACTCAGCAAGGTTCAGGAAAAGTTGGAAGGTGGAAAATCAACTTCTTGTCAACGCAAAA gTGGGAGAATCCTTTGATGGGATGGACATCTACTGGAGATCCATATGCCAACGTTGGGGATGCAGGATTTAGTTTCGATAGTGAAGAAGCTGCTAAAGCATTTGCTGAGAGACATGGCTGGGATTACACG GTAAAGAAGCGCCACACACCGGTTTTGAAG GTGAAGTCTTACGCAGACAACTTCAAGTGGAAAGGACCGGCCAACCCTGAGGACTGA
- the LOC116249510 gene encoding uncharacterized protein LOC116249510, whose translation MMVHPFDIVPAPSKAEQIMARYRPIAPKPQVSQPHNGDTSPITDNNLLPCLMGLPPASAQSLLISKPRRGRKRRTNFLASPRTKKAKIQLVGAASLPTITTLDLTLQGFHHNLAGFAFGNLGFVSKLKSPTTSPAPNFFNLSFLPFPSSIVPLHESVLTNLTDMASSNQNHKFEHAAAEEKDLLQKLQAPSSPGGTSHGQVIAPQPVKPVGSTISVRSICESDAGASAVPACKRPEEVEEEMESEALPAVVSDSNNRVRLANSAYKELVGQPECSWLDSMVAGHGKLRPAAKRISGEVMLLLADCPLPDSSNAFSCTVKIEWENNGQKGSTAAACNVTRLSCESKDYLFTWRFHVTSEACDAS comes from the exons ATGATGGTTCACCCCTTTGACATAGTTCCAGCACCGTCGAAAGCAGAGCAGATTATGGCAAGGTATAGACCTATTGCCCCTAAGCCCCAAGTATCCCAACCCCACAATGGGGACACCTCTCCCATCACAGACAATAACCTCCTCCCTTGCCTCATGGGCCTCCCTCCGGCATCAGCTCAGTCCCTTCTCATAAGCAAGCCCAGGAGAGGCAGGAAAAGAAGAACCAACTTCCTCGCTTCTCCTAGAACCAAGAAGGCAAAAATCCAACTAGTAGGGGCCGCTTCCCTTCCTACAATCACTACTTTGGATCTTACTTTGCAAGGCTTTCACCACAACCTTGCTGGCTTTGCCTTTGGAAATCTAGGTTTCGTTAGCAAGTTGAAAAGCCCAACAACTTCCCCTGCCCCTAATTTCTTCAACCTCTCGTTCTTGCCTTTTCCATCTTCTATCGTGCCTCTGCATGAATCAGTGCTTACGAACCTCACAGACATGGCCTCTTCCAATCAAAACCACAAGTTTGAACATGCAGCAGCAGAGGAGAAAGATCTGCTGCAGAAACTGCAGGCACCATCAAGCCCCGGAGGGACGAGCCATGGGCAAGTGATAGCGCCTCAGCCGGTGAAGCCGGTTGGCTCCACCATTAGCGTGAGGAGCATATGCGAGTCGGACGCTGGGGCTTCCGCTGTTCCTGCGTGCAAAAGGCCAGAGGAAGTAGAAGAAGAGATGGAGTCGGAAGCCCTTCCTGCTGTTGTGTCTGATTCCAACAACAGGGTCAGGTTGGCGAATTCGGCCTACAAGGAACTGGTGGGCCAACCAGAATGCTCTTGGCTGGACTCCATGGTAGCTGGACATGGGAAGCTGAGGCCGGCAGCGAAGAGGATCAGCGGTGAGGTGATGCTGCTTCTCGCGGATTGCCCATTGCCCGACTCTTCAAATGCATTCTCATGCACAGTGAAGATAGAGTGGGAGAATAATGGGCAGAAGGGCTCCACCGCCGCTGCATGCAATGTCACTAGACTCTCTTGCGAGTCTAAGGACTATCTCTTCACATGGAGATTTCATGTAACTAGCGAAGCCTGCGATGCTAGTT GA
- the LOC116249590 gene encoding cytochrome c1-2, heme protein, mitochondrial-like: MNSSRMMGLCRALANGFGRSSYSSSRGLCSETAGIRPEQDGARSAGAKLLGAWSFLGAGISGLLSAASLASAGDEAEHGLECPNYPWPHKGILSSYDHASIRRGHQVYQQVCASCHSMSLVSYRDLVGVAYTEEETKAMAAEIEVVDGPNDEGEMFTRPGKLSDRFPQPYANEQAARFANGGAYPPDLSLITKARHNGQNYVFALLTGYRDPPAGVVIREGLHYNPYFPGGAIAMPKMLIDGAVEYEDGTLATEAQMGKDVVAFLAWAAEPEMEERKLMGFKWIFVLSLALLQAAYYRRLRWSVLKSRKLIVDVVN; the protein is encoded by the exons ATGAACTCATCAAGGATGATGGGGCTGTGCCGGGCACTCGCAAACGGTTTTGGCCGGTCTTCTTACTCCTCCTCTCGCGGTCTTTGCTCTGAAACGGCGGGAATCCGACCT GAACAAGATGGTGCCCGGTCTGCTGGTGCAAAGTTGCTTGGAGCTTGGTCATTCCTTGGAGCAGGAATTTCTGGACTTCTTAGTGCTGCAAGTTTGGCATCTGCTGGAGATGAGGCAGAGCATGGTTTAGAATGTCCAAATTATCCTTGGCCACACAAGGGGATACTTAGTTCCTACGACCATGCATC GATTCGACGAGGTCACCAAGTTTACCAGCAAGTCTGTGCTTCTTGTCATTCAATGTCTTTGGTTTCATATCGTGACCTTGTCGGTGTGGCATATACTGAGGAGGAAACAAAAGCCATGGCAGCTGAGATTGAAGTGGTCGATGGCCCAAATGATGAAGGTGAAATGTTTACCCGACCTGGCAAGTTAAGTGATCGGTTTCCCCAGCCATACGCTAATGAACAAGCTGCAAGATTTGCTAACGGTGGGGCCTATCCCCCAGACCTGAGCCTCATTACAAAG GCACGGCACAATGGGCAGAATTATGTTTTTGCTCTTCTCACTGGCTACCGTGATCCACCAGCAGGCGTAGTG ATTCGAGAAGGCCTACATTATAATCCTTACTTCCCTGGTGGTGCAATAGCTATGCCTAAAATGCTCATTGATGGAGCGGTTGAATATGAAGACGGTACACTTGCAACTGAAGCGCAG ATGGGAAAAGATGTGGTCGCATTCTTAGCGTGGGCAGCAGAACCTGAGATGGAAGAGCGAAAATTG ATGGGCTTCAAGTGGATATTTGTCCTGTCACTAGCCCTTCTTCAGGCTGCATATTACCGTCGACTTAGATGGTCAGTGCTGAAGTCGCGAAAGCTTATTGTTGATGTGGTCAACTGA